A genomic region of Mycobacterium sp. Aquia_213 contains the following coding sequences:
- a CDS encoding amidase, translated as MKRDAHSEPLHYQDATSLAALIARKQVSSREVVRAHLDRIAEVNPSVNAIVTLLAEEALRAADAADAAVASGTELGPLHGVPVTVKDSIDTAGVLTQGGTKLFAGRVPDADGTSVSRFKAAGGIVLAKTNIPEFSAWTETDNFVTGRTNNPWRLDRTPGGSSGGESAAIASGMSPIGIGSDVAISLRGPAAYTGIGALKATHGRIPFTGHLAPMTSAWFHVGPMARTVRDIALGYSLLSGPDGRDGYAVHAKDTESASTRIAGQTIRVGWAVDSFGPVDPEIAAAVADAAARLVDLGCRVDRIDPPFLRETDALTAVMTFFYSQLVPHVKALAAGREDELFATGAGIVAMADPTFAQLHAARRTQEDLRSAFAGYFGDYDVLLCPVNPVTAPPHGLQELVVDGVTVSWAHVMDITSFFNLTGLPALSVPYGFSSESLPIGIQLVSRWFDESTILRLGALLERKGGLGDRRPPIPV; from the coding sequence ATGAAACGAGATGCGCACTCAGAACCACTGCACTACCAGGACGCAACCAGCCTCGCGGCCCTCATCGCGCGCAAGCAGGTGTCCAGCCGCGAAGTGGTCCGGGCGCACCTTGATCGCATCGCCGAGGTCAACCCGAGCGTCAATGCCATCGTCACCTTGCTGGCCGAGGAGGCCTTGCGCGCCGCCGACGCTGCCGACGCCGCCGTCGCTAGCGGCACCGAACTTGGTCCCCTGCATGGTGTTCCGGTAACGGTGAAGGACTCCATCGACACCGCCGGCGTCCTGACCCAGGGCGGCACGAAGTTATTCGCCGGCCGCGTCCCCGACGCCGACGGCACCTCGGTGTCCCGATTCAAGGCTGCGGGAGGCATTGTCCTGGCGAAGACCAACATCCCCGAGTTCTCGGCGTGGACCGAGACTGACAATTTCGTGACGGGCCGCACCAATAACCCGTGGAGGCTGGACCGCACCCCCGGTGGATCCTCGGGCGGCGAGTCTGCGGCGATCGCGTCGGGCATGTCACCGATCGGGATCGGTAGCGACGTAGCGATCTCGTTGCGCGGCCCGGCGGCTTACACCGGGATCGGCGCCCTCAAGGCTACGCACGGCCGGATCCCCTTCACCGGCCACCTCGCGCCCATGACATCCGCATGGTTCCATGTGGGGCCCATGGCCCGCACTGTCCGCGATATCGCACTGGGCTATTCGCTGCTGAGTGGTCCCGACGGCCGCGACGGCTATGCCGTACACGCGAAGGACACCGAGTCCGCCAGCACCCGAATCGCCGGACAGACCATCCGGGTCGGGTGGGCCGTCGACTCCTTCGGGCCGGTCGATCCCGAGATCGCCGCCGCCGTGGCCGACGCCGCGGCCCGGTTGGTCGACCTGGGTTGCCGGGTCGACCGGATAGACCCGCCCTTCCTGCGCGAGACCGACGCTCTGACCGCGGTGATGACATTCTTCTATTCGCAGCTGGTCCCGCACGTCAAGGCCTTGGCGGCCGGCCGCGAAGACGAACTGTTCGCGACCGGAGCGGGCATCGTCGCCATGGCGGACCCCACCTTCGCCCAGCTGCACGCCGCCCGGCGAACACAGGAGGACCTGCGTTCGGCGTTCGCCGGGTACTTCGGCGATTACGACGTGTTGCTGTGTCCGGTTAATCCGGTGACCGCGCCGCCGCACGGCCTGCAGGAGCTGGTGGTCGACGGTGTCACCGTGTCGTGGGCGCACGTCATGGACATCACCTCGTTCTTCAACCTGACCGGTCTGCCGGCACTTTCAGTCCCGTACGGCTTCAGTTCCGAGAGTCTGCCGATCGGTATCCAGCTCGTCTCGCGGTGGTTCGACGAGTCGACCATTCTGCGACTCGGCGCACTGCTTGAACGCAAAGGCGGACTCGGCGACCGCCGTCCGCCGATCCCGGTCTAG
- a CDS encoding MFS transporter produces the protein MSGEDLAPCAAEADDDAGHVRKWAALGVLGAVAFMAQLDLFVVNVALPAMGQSYRGASLTDLSWVLNAYTVVFAALLIPAGRLADHYGRRRFLIAGTWLFTLASVICGAAPTLAVLVAGRMVQAAGAAVIVPASLGLLLHAFPARQHSLVVGLWAGLAAVAGTLGPTVGGLLVGLSWRWIFLINLPIGILIVALARPMVPRHRAAHDSRLPDALSAVSLLIAITALVLATVKGPDWGWMSPVTLGLYAAAVAAALITLWRTVVHPHAMIEASVFASRAFSCSTIALLAFFIGFGAWLLISVLFLQDAWHYSALRTGLAIAPGPLVSLLWAVNAAAVAARFGRTAPAIAGSLCMAAAAALWLLGASAAPDYAQGFLPGLLLMGCAAGLVQAPLFAAASALSAHRATTGSAVLNTARQVGSAIGVALLVVLVGSGHATLASYQRGWWLLVASGVLSAVAVMLARTRRRTAAASTLTTAA, from the coding sequence ATGAGCGGTGAGGATCTGGCTCCCTGCGCAGCCGAGGCCGACGACGATGCCGGCCATGTCCGTAAGTGGGCGGCACTCGGCGTATTGGGTGCCGTCGCATTCATGGCGCAACTGGACCTGTTTGTTGTCAACGTGGCGCTGCCGGCGATGGGCCAGTCTTATCGTGGGGCGTCGCTGACCGACCTGTCCTGGGTGCTCAACGCCTACACTGTCGTCTTTGCCGCGTTGCTCATTCCCGCCGGCCGTCTGGCCGACCACTACGGGCGCCGCCGCTTCCTGATCGCAGGTACCTGGCTGTTCACGCTCGCTTCGGTGATCTGTGGGGCCGCGCCGACGCTGGCTGTTCTGGTCGCCGGCCGAATGGTCCAGGCGGCCGGTGCCGCCGTGATCGTGCCGGCATCGCTCGGGCTGCTGCTGCACGCCTTCCCCGCCCGGCAGCACAGTCTGGTCGTTGGTCTGTGGGCCGGACTCGCTGCGGTCGCCGGCACTTTGGGCCCCACCGTCGGCGGTCTGCTCGTCGGGCTCAGCTGGCGGTGGATCTTCCTGATCAATCTGCCGATCGGGATCCTTATCGTCGCGCTGGCGCGTCCGATGGTGCCCCGGCACCGCGCTGCCCACGACAGCCGGCTGCCCGACGCGCTATCAGCCGTGTCGCTGCTGATCGCCATCACCGCACTCGTGCTAGCGACGGTCAAGGGTCCCGATTGGGGCTGGATGAGCCCAGTCACGCTCGGGCTCTACGCCGCCGCCGTGGCGGCAGCACTGATCACGTTGTGGCGCACCGTCGTTCATCCGCACGCCATGATCGAGGCTTCGGTGTTCGCCTCCCGGGCGTTCAGCTGCTCAACCATCGCGCTACTCGCGTTCTTCATCGGATTCGGGGCGTGGCTGCTGATCAGCGTGCTGTTCCTTCAGGACGCGTGGCACTACAGCGCGCTGCGCACCGGTCTGGCGATCGCACCCGGCCCACTCGTGTCCTTGCTGTGGGCCGTCAACGCCGCGGCGGTCGCTGCCCGGTTCGGCCGCACCGCGCCGGCGATCGCAGGGTCGCTGTGCATGGCCGCGGCCGCGGCGTTGTGGTTGCTCGGGGCCTCGGCAGCGCCGGATTACGCGCAGGGCTTTTTGCCGGGTCTGCTCCTGATGGGCTGCGCCGCCGGATTGGTCCAGGCGCCGTTATTCGCTGCGGCAAGCGCTCTTTCGGCACACCGCGCGACGACCGGTAGCGCGGTGCTGAACACGGCACGCCAGGTCGGCAGCGCCATCGGAGTGGCATTGCTGGTGGTGCTGGTGGGCAGCGGCCATGCCACGTTGGCCTCCTACCAGCGCGGGTGGTGGCTGCTGGTGGCCAGCGGGGTGCTCTCGGCGGTCGCGGTCATGCTCGCCCGCACCAGGCGCCGCACCGCCGCGGCATCAACACTTACGACCGCAGCCTAA
- a CDS encoding aromatic ring-hydroxylating oxygenase subunit alpha: protein MDHDQLIDLTRRALKLARDKTTDLAPHQHTVDASDYTSAQRHLSEKALLVASPQLVGYVSELAEPGAYCTKTVMGRSILLTRTSDGSVRAFDNVCLHRQSPVVTGCGTAKRFSCPYHAWTYDNTGKLVGLPGREGFPDATVKSDSLTELPAAEFAGFLWVALDKDATLDVAAHLGPLADELDSWGIGRWAPLGEKVLDAPINWKLAVDTFAENYHFATVHRDTFATIARSNCTVFDSYGPHHRLIFPLNAILELENVPEEQWDPFHNMVVIYALFPNIVLSVTIANGELFRIYPGDEPGRSITVHQNSTPLDISEESVAAGAQAVFEYAHATVRDEDYRLVEGLQANLASGARDHLVFGRNEPGLQHRHIAWAEALAASAAGG from the coding sequence ATGGATCATGACCAGCTCATCGACCTGACTCGACGGGCGTTGAAGTTGGCCCGCGACAAGACCACCGACCTGGCTCCGCACCAGCACACGGTCGACGCGAGCGATTACACCTCGGCGCAGCGCCACCTCAGCGAAAAGGCGTTGCTAGTGGCCAGCCCGCAACTCGTCGGCTACGTCTCGGAGCTCGCCGAGCCCGGCGCCTACTGCACCAAGACGGTGATGGGGCGATCGATCCTGCTCACCAGAACCTCCGACGGGTCGGTCCGAGCCTTCGACAATGTCTGCCTGCACCGCCAGTCGCCGGTGGTGACGGGCTGCGGCACCGCGAAGCGGTTCAGCTGTCCGTACCACGCCTGGACCTACGACAACACCGGCAAGCTGGTCGGCCTGCCCGGTCGCGAGGGCTTCCCGGATGCGACGGTCAAGTCCGACTCGTTGACCGAACTCCCCGCCGCCGAGTTCGCCGGATTCCTCTGGGTGGCGCTCGATAAAGACGCCACCCTCGACGTCGCCGCGCACCTGGGACCGCTGGCCGACGAGCTGGACTCGTGGGGCATCGGACGATGGGCCCCGCTGGGCGAGAAGGTGCTCGACGCCCCGATCAATTGGAAGTTGGCCGTCGACACGTTCGCCGAGAACTACCACTTCGCCACCGTGCACCGGGACACCTTCGCCACCATCGCCCGCAGCAACTGCACGGTTTTCGATTCGTACGGACCCCACCATCGGTTGATCTTCCCGCTCAACGCGATCCTCGAGCTGGAGAATGTTCCCGAGGAGCAGTGGGACCCGTTCCACAACATGGTGGTGATCTACGCGCTGTTCCCCAACATCGTGCTGTCGGTGACGATCGCCAACGGCGAGCTGTTCCGGATCTACCCCGGCGACGAACCCGGCCGGTCGATCACCGTGCACCAGAACTCGACACCGCTGGACATTTCCGAGGAATCCGTGGCGGCCGGCGCTCAAGCCGTGTTTGAGTACGCGCACGCCACGGTGCGCGACGAGGACTACCGGCTGGTCGAGGGGCTGCAGGCCAATCTCGCGTCGGGCGCTCGCGATCACCTGGTGTTCGGCCGCAACGAGCCGGGGTTGCAGCATCGCCACATCGCGTGGGCCGAGGCCCTCGCCGCGTCAGCTGCCGGCGGCTGA
- a CDS encoding lipocalin-like domain-containing protein: MNTDWRSYPYQLVPGDSQLDFPAAEGEHPGQESDTWFIAGQLQAVESDRSFAFLTIFNKNQPGGTVVADFYTMALFDLDTGDYGTYTDYDMPPANMEPGAQRKMAMAAGYLDISYQSSAGTASWITCRDADDQLLPYTYRVSLVGQDHQGRSMRLDLVVTPTRAPVPVGASTYNGKIVCFGQADTYSYFQTGMSMTGTLRWGETVEQVSGSSGHVDRQWFPKYAGGGGTGGDPRARSHEWRTINFDNGVDLSIWRQFDRTNGNALQPFTGITTSHPDPAIAPECAEDIEVTVSSYVKWPTNVRPLVRPLAPARYLADRHRITCATLQLDLVGEPLVPAPAHGLPIEYMEGPYRYQGTLWGKPVSGFAFNERSVALYRDWELLEVLATTVADVDPDLQSVVDQLVPLVAAGRRGAAVELLSAALPVQNGMLATLLDDLIAVLSEAQSAAGS, encoded by the coding sequence ATGAATACCGATTGGCGCAGTTACCCGTATCAGTTGGTGCCCGGCGATAGCCAGCTGGACTTCCCCGCGGCGGAGGGCGAACATCCGGGCCAGGAGTCCGACACGTGGTTCATCGCCGGTCAACTGCAGGCCGTCGAGAGCGACCGGTCGTTTGCGTTCCTGACCATCTTCAACAAGAACCAACCCGGGGGAACGGTCGTCGCCGACTTCTACACGATGGCACTGTTCGACCTCGACACCGGTGATTACGGCACCTACACCGACTACGACATGCCGCCGGCCAATATGGAGCCGGGGGCACAGCGCAAAATGGCAATGGCCGCAGGCTATCTCGACATCAGCTATCAGAGCAGTGCCGGCACCGCGTCGTGGATCACGTGCCGTGACGCCGACGACCAGTTGCTGCCCTATACCTATCGAGTCAGCCTGGTGGGCCAGGACCACCAGGGGCGGTCCATGCGATTGGACTTGGTCGTCACCCCGACACGCGCACCGGTGCCGGTGGGCGCATCGACTTACAACGGCAAGATCGTCTGCTTCGGTCAAGCGGACACGTACTCGTATTTCCAGACCGGTATGTCGATGACCGGAACACTGCGCTGGGGCGAGACGGTCGAGCAGGTTTCCGGTAGCAGCGGACATGTCGATCGCCAGTGGTTCCCGAAGTATGCGGGCGGCGGCGGCACCGGGGGAGACCCGCGAGCCCGCTCGCACGAATGGCGCACGATCAATTTCGACAACGGCGTCGACCTGAGCATCTGGCGGCAGTTCGACCGCACGAACGGCAATGCGCTGCAACCGTTTACCGGCATAACGACCAGTCACCCGGATCCGGCCATCGCGCCGGAATGCGCCGAGGACATCGAGGTCACCGTCAGCAGTTACGTCAAATGGCCCACTAACGTGCGACCGCTGGTGCGCCCGCTTGCCCCGGCCCGCTACCTTGCCGACCGGCACCGGATTACTTGCGCCACACTGCAACTGGATCTCGTCGGCGAGCCGCTGGTGCCGGCGCCCGCGCACGGTCTGCCGATCGAGTACATGGAGGGGCCATACCGCTACCAGGGGACGCTCTGGGGTAAACCGGTGAGCGGCTTCGCGTTCAACGAGCGCTCGGTGGCGCTGTACCGGGACTGGGAGCTGCTCGAGGTGCTGGCCACCACCGTTGCCGACGTCGACCCGGACTTGCAGTCGGTGGTCGATCAGCTGGTGCCGTTGGTGGCCGCGGGCCGTCGCGGTGCGGCAGTCGAACTGCTCAGCGCAGCGCTTCCCGTGCAAAACGGCATGCTGGCAACGCTTCTCGACGATCTGATCGCCGTGCTGTCCGAAGCGCAGTCAGCCGCCGGCAGCTGA
- a CDS encoding glycoside hydrolase domain-containing protein, with amino-acid sequence MSISRRDVLKFAAATPALVGLGVAASSLCAAPASASLGTLLDYAAGVIPASQIRAAGAVGSIRYVSDRRPGGNWMLGKPIQVAEARDLHSNGLKIVSCYQYGKGNSADWLGGANAGLQHAQRGMELHAAAGGPANAPIYASIDDDPSYEQYKSQVAPYLRSWESVIGHQRTGVYANSKTIDWALHDGLGSCFWQHNWGSPKGYAHPEANLHQVEIDKRSVGGVGVDINEILKPQFGQWA; translated from the coding sequence GTGTCGATTTCGCGCCGTGACGTGCTCAAATTCGCGGCCGCGACCCCGGCCTTGGTTGGTCTGGGCGTCGCGGCTTCGTCGTTGTGCGCCGCGCCGGCCTCGGCTTCCCTGGGCACCCTGTTGGACTACGCCGCGGGCGTGATTCCGGCCAGCCAGATCCGGGCCGCCGGCGCCGTGGGGTCGATCCGCTATGTCTCCGACCGGCGGCCGGGCGGTAACTGGATGCTGGGCAAGCCGATTCAGGTCGCCGAAGCCCGTGACCTGCACAGCAACGGACTCAAGATTGTCTCCTGCTATCAGTACGGCAAGGGCAATTCGGCCGACTGGCTGGGCGGCGCCAACGCCGGGCTGCAACATGCCCAGCGGGGGATGGAGCTGCATGCCGCCGCCGGTGGTCCCGCCAACGCACCCATTTACGCGTCGATCGACGACGACCCGTCCTATGAGCAGTACAAAAGCCAGGTAGCTCCCTACCTGCGGTCCTGGGAATCGGTGATCGGACACCAGCGGACGGGCGTTTACGCCAACTCGAAGACGATCGACTGGGCGCTGCACGACGGCCTGGGTTCCTGCTTCTGGCAGCACAACTGGGGCTCGCCCAAGGGCTACGCCCATCCGGAGGCCAATCTGCACCAAGTCGAGATCGATAAGCGCAGCGTGGGCGGCGTTGGGGTGGACATCAACGAAATCCTCAAGCCGCAATTCGGGCAGTGGGCCTAG
- a CDS encoding winged helix-turn-helix transcriptional regulator has translation MALRREYDRELCAVARSLEVIGERWTLLIIRDAFYGVVRFTDFREHLEIPPAVLTERLRLLVAHQIMTTSVGASGRSEYSLTRKGELLWPVVWSMMNWGNEFYVEPGLRRPIVHSGCGGELTPLGNCGKCGVVPAPRDLDVHPRRSRDAGHDDRISRLLRKPHRMLEPFVDAP, from the coding sequence GTGGCTTTGCGGCGAGAATACGATCGTGAGCTGTGCGCGGTAGCGCGCTCGCTCGAGGTGATCGGTGAGCGGTGGACACTGCTCATAATCCGGGATGCTTTCTACGGCGTGGTCCGCTTCACCGATTTTCGCGAGCACCTCGAGATCCCGCCTGCAGTCCTCACCGAGCGACTCAGGCTGCTCGTAGCACACCAGATCATGACGACCTCAGTCGGCGCCAGCGGCCGAAGCGAGTACTCGCTGACCCGCAAGGGTGAGCTGCTATGGCCAGTTGTGTGGTCAATGATGAACTGGGGCAACGAATTCTATGTTGAGCCCGGTCTGCGCCGCCCTATCGTGCATTCCGGCTGTGGAGGTGAACTCACACCGTTGGGCAACTGCGGAAAGTGTGGTGTGGTTCCCGCGCCCCGCGATCTCGACGTCCATCCGCGGCGTTCGCGGGATGCCGGACACGACGACCGGATCAGTCGCCTGCTGAGGAAGCCCCACCGGATGCTGGAACCTTTCGTGGACGCCCCTTAG
- a CDS encoding tautomerase family protein translates to MPLVRIDLPESIVPERRTVIADVVYETLVDTLNVPVHDRFQVVTPHASGDLLIDSTYLGIERSDEAFIIDITLNAGRSVAAKQHFYAALVRRLSDRAQLRPQDVFVSLTEVVKENWSFGDGEAQYA, encoded by the coding sequence ATGCCCCTAGTTCGCATCGATCTACCGGAATCTATTGTGCCAGAACGCCGAACCGTGATTGCCGACGTCGTTTATGAGACTCTGGTCGACACCCTCAATGTGCCCGTCCACGATCGCTTCCAGGTCGTCACCCCCCACGCTTCCGGCGATTTACTGATCGATTCGACTTACCTCGGCATCGAGCGTTCCGATGAAGCCTTTATCATCGACATCACCCTCAATGCCGGACGTTCGGTAGCGGCAAAACAGCATTTCTACGCCGCCCTGGTGCGGCGTCTCAGTGACCGGGCCCAGCTGCGACCGCAGGATGTCTTCGTGAGTCTCACCGAGGTAGTCAAAGAAAACTGGTCGTTCGGCGACGGCGAAGCGCAGTACGCATGA